In Isoptericola variabilis 225, the genomic window CAGCGACTCGTCCTCCGCGAGCTCGAGCACGCGCTGGTTGAACGCCAGCCAGCTCAGCTCTCGGTCGGCGAAGCGGTCCTCCGGCAGCGGTTCGGCGCCCTCGGGCACCGCGAGGCGCTCGTCGGGCTCCTCCGCGATGTGCTCGGCGATGGCCGCCGCCAGCTGCGGGTCGATGCGCCGGGCGGGCCTGCCGTCGTCGTCCGACGGCGCCTTGGCCGTGGTGCGCTCGCGCGCGGGGGCCGTCGTGGCGGAGGCAGCGGTGGCGACGAACCGCCCGCGGGAGTCGCGGGTCCGGGTCGGACGCGGGGACGACGCACTCATGGGTCCCATCGTGGCACCGTTCGGTGAACGGCGGGTGACCGAGTCAGATCCTGGCGTACTGCACGTCCACCGCGGCCCGCGTGAATCCCGCCCTCTCGTACGTGCGCACGGCACGCTCGTTGTCGCCGTCGACGTAGAGCACCGCCCGGGTGCAGCCGGCCGCGGCGAGGTGCGCCAGCCCGACGGCGGTGAGCGGCCCCGCGAGCCCGCGGCCCTGCGCGTCCGGGTCGATGCCCAGGGCGTACACCTCGCCGTCGCTCGAGCCTGCCGGCTGGCCCGGCTCGATCTTGGTCCAGTGGTAGCCGACGAGGCGACCGTCGGGGTCCGTCAGGAGGAAGAAGCCCGCCGGGTCGAACCACGGCTCGCGCGCGCGGCGGTGCAGGTCGTCGACCGTGAGCCGTCCCTGCTCCGGGTGCGACGCGAACGCGCGCGCGTTGAGCGCGACCCACGCCTCGTCGTCGTCCCCCGGGCGGAAGGTGCGGACCGCGTACCCCGCGGGCAGCTCGGCCGCGGCCGGCGCGGGGTCGAGCGGCCGCGCGAGGAACAGGAGCTCGCGCACGACGGAGTACCCCCGGGCCGCGGCGAACGCGCGCGCGGCGGGCAGGTCGCCGTGGGCCCAGACGCGCAGGGCCAGGCCGCGCTGGTCCGGGGCGCCGGAGCGGCTGGGCAGGCGCGCGTCGCGCTCGGCCGTGCGCAGCAGCAGGCTGCCCACCCCGTTGCGCCGCCGGTCCGGGAGGACGACCAGCTCGGCGCTCGCGACGTCGCCGCCGCGGTCGACCTGCAGGTAGCCGATCGTGGCCCCGTGCTTGTCGTGCGCGACCGCGTGCGTGACGGTCTCGGAGTCGACGTCGAGGGCGAGGAGCGACTGCTCGGACAGGGGGGCGACGCCGTCGGCCCGCTCGGCCGCCGCCGCGAGGGCGCGGACGGCGTCCTGGGCGGCGGGGTCGAGCGGGCCGATCTCGAGCGGGGGAGCGATGCGCATGCCCCCAGTGTGCTGGACGACGGCGTCAGTCGTCGGAGCCGGGCTTGGACGTCGCCAGGCCCGCGGCGATGAGCTCCATGACCGAGGAGTCGGCGAGCGTCGTCGCGTCGCCCACGGTGCGGTTCTCCGCGACGTCGCGCAGCAGGCGGCGCATGATCTTGCCGGACCGCGTCTTGGGCAGCTCGGGCACGACGAGCACCTTGCGCGGCTTGGCGATCGGGCCGATCTCCTTGGCCACGTGCGCCCGCAGCTCCTCCTGGACCGCGGCGGCGCCCTCGGCCGTGCCGGCGCGGCCGGCGTGCTCGCCGCGCAGGATGACGAACGCGACGACCGCCTGGCCGGTGGTCTCGTCGGCGGCGCCGACGACGGCGGCCTCGGCCACGATGTCGTGCGAGACGAGCGCCGACTCGATCTCCGTCGTCGACAGCCGGTGGCCCGAGACGTTCATGACGTCGTCGACCCGTCCGAGCAGCCAGATGTCGCCGTCCTCGTCCTTCTTGGCGCCGTCGCCCGCGAAGTAGAGGCCCTCGAATCGCGACCAGTAGGTGTCCTTGAAGCGCTGGAGGTCGCCCCAGATGCCGCGCAGCATCGACGGCCACGGCTCGGACAGGACCAGGTACCCGCCGTCGCCGTTCGGCACCGGGCGCGCCTCGTCGTCGACCACGTCCGCGACGATGCCCGGCAGCGGCACCTGCGCCGAGCCCGGCTTGGTCGCGGTGACGCCCGGCAGCGGGCTGATCATGATCGCGCCCGTCTCGGTCTGCCACCAGGTGTCGACGATCGGCGCCCTGTCGCCGCCGATGACGCGGCGGTACCACATCCACGCCTCGGGGTTGATGGGCTCGCCGACCGAGCCGAGCACCCGCAGGCTCGACAGGTCGAAGCGTGCCGGGATGTCCTCGCCCCACTTCATGCACGTGCGGATCGCGGTCGGGGCGGTGTAGAGGATCGAGACCTTGTACTTCTCGACGAGCTCCCACCAGCGGCCGCGGTGCGGCGTGTCGGGCGTGCCCTCGTAGAGGACCTGGGTCGCCCCGTTGAGCAGGGGCCCGTAGACGACGTAGGTGTGCCCGGTGACCCAGCCGATGTCGGCGGTGCACCAGTAGACGTCGGTCTCGGGCTTGAGGTCGAACACGTACTTGTGCGTGTACGCGGCCTGGGTGAGGTAGCCGCCCGTGGTGTGCAGGATGCCCTTGGGCTTCCCGGTGGTGCCCGAGGTGTAGAGGATGAACAGCGGGTGCTCGGCCTC contains:
- the mshD gene encoding mycothiol synthase, producing MRIAPPLEIGPLDPAAQDAVRALAAAAERADGVAPLSEQSLLALDVDSETVTHAVAHDKHGATIGYLQVDRGGDVASAELVVLPDRRRNGVGSLLLRTAERDARLPSRSGAPDQRGLALRVWAHGDLPAARAFAAARGYSVVRELLFLARPLDPAPAAAELPAGYAVRTFRPGDDDEAWVALNARAFASHPEQGRLTVDDLHRRAREPWFDPAGFFLLTDPDGRLVGYHWTKIEPGQPAGSSDGEVYALGIDPDAQGRGLAGPLTAVGLAHLAAAGCTRAVLYVDGDNERAVRTYERAGFTRAAVDVQYARI
- the acs gene encoding acetate--CoA ligase, which translates into the protein MTDTQPTAGSASPSLENLLHETRAFPPSPEFAAQANAQASLYEEARADRLEFWARQARELVTWKKPFTETLDWSGAPVARWFADGTLNAAYNAVDRHVEAGLGDRVAIHFEGEGGDTRTVTYADLQRDVARAANAIAALGVSAGDRVVIYMPMLVESVVAMLACARLGAPHSVVFGGFSADALRSRIADAEATLVITADGGYRRGAPSALKPAVDEALAPKDGEPETTVRNVLVVRRTGQDIAWTEGRDVWWHEAVEAADTFHEPTWVEAEHPLFILYTSGTTGKPKGILHTTGGYLTQAAYTHKYVFDLKPETDVYWCTADIGWVTGHTYVVYGPLLNGATQVLYEGTPDTPHRGRWWELVEKYKVSILYTAPTAIRTCMKWGEDIPARFDLSSLRVLGSVGEPINPEAWMWYRRVIGGDRAPIVDTWWQTETGAIMISPLPGVTATKPGSAQVPLPGIVADVVDDEARPVPNGDGGYLVLSEPWPSMLRGIWGDLQRFKDTYWSRFEGLYFAGDGAKKDEDGDIWLLGRVDDVMNVSGHRLSTTEIESALVSHDIVAEAAVVGAADETTGQAVVAFVILRGEHAGRAGTAEGAAAVQEELRAHVAKEIGPIAKPRKVLVVPELPKTRSGKIMRRLLRDVAENRTVGDATTLADSSVMELIAAGLATSKPGSDD